A window of the Oncorhynchus masou masou isolate Uvic2021 chromosome 13, UVic_Omas_1.1, whole genome shotgun sequence genome harbors these coding sequences:
- the gdpd1 gene encoding lysophospholipase D GDPD1 → MCAAVYVLSTVMGYVLTSALLLKCPTLLHRRKREPFLSRHISHRGGAGENLENTMAAFKHAVDLGTDMLELDCHMTKDEQVVVSHDANLERSTGISAYISDVAYADLPPYLCKLGVTFQRECVCEGGEDKHIPLLGDVFEAFPKTPVNIDIKVNNDTLIKKVSELVVKYDREHITVWGNSSNQIVQKCYKENPRIPVLFSMHRVLMLVGLFYTGLLPFVPLKEQFLEIPMPSIVTKHLMRDPDKMTRSQHVITWLADTLLMRRALFNHLTARGIQVYVWVLNDEKDFKRAFDLGATGVMTDFPTKLRDFMEKNGTAKSLNNLKTE, encoded by the exons ATGTGTGCTGCTGTCTACGTGTTGTCTACGGTGATGGGGTATGTGCTCACCTCTGCCTTGTTATTGAAATGCCCAACACTTCTTCATCGGCGGAAGAGAGAGCCATTCCTGAGCAGACACATATCCCATCGTGGAG GGGCAGGTGAAAACCTGGAGAACACCATGGCAGCTTTCAAGCA TGCAGTGGACCTTGGCACTGACATGCTGGAGCTGGACTGTCACATGACCAAGGACGAGCAGGTGGTCGTGTCACACGATGCCAACCTGGAGAGGTCGACTGGCATCAGTGCCTACATCTCTGACGTGGCCTACGCC GATCTGCCTCCTTACCTGTGCAAGCTTGGTGTGACTTTCCAGAGAG AATGTGTctgtgagggaggggaggacaaACACATTCCTCTCCTCGGGGATGTGTTTGAGGCTTTCCCTAAGACCCCTGTCAACATTGACATCAAGGTCAACAATGACACCCTTATCAAGAAG GTCTCAGAGCTGGTTGTGAAGTATGACAGAGAACACATCACTGTTTGGGGCAACTCTAGCAACCAGATTGTGCAGAAGTGTTACAAGGAG AACCCTCGTATCCCAGTGCTGTTCAGCATGCACAGGGTTCTAATGCTGGTGGGTCTCTTCTACACCGGCCTTCTGCCATTTGTGCCCCTCAAAGAGCAGTTCCTGGAGATCCCCATGCCCTCCATCGTCACTAA ACATCTTATGAGGGATCCTGATAAGATGACCAGGAGTCAGCATGTCATCACCTGGCTGGCAGATAC CCTGCTGATGAGAAGAGCTCTGTTCAATCACCTAACAGCAAGGGGAATACAA gtTTATGTCTGGGTGCTGAACGACGAGAAGGACTTTAAGAGAGCCTTTGACCTGGGAGCCACAGGGGTCATGACCGACTTCCCCACAAAGCTGAGGGACTTCATGGAGAAGAATGGCACTGCTAAATCACTAAATAATCTAAAGACTGAATGA